Within the Laspinema palackyanum D2c genome, the region TCTTTCCAAAGTTGTAACGCTTGACGACAGCGCTTGTCACAAAGGACTCGTTCAATACAAGCGATCGCCCCTTGAATCATCAGCGGTGGATTGAATAAATCTCGCTGAGACTTTTCATCCAAATGAAACAACTCAGAAACAGGTTTTAAATCCTGATTATTCTGTAAAAAACGCTCTTGCACTTGCGACAGTAAATCCCCAGTTTTATCTTGATATTCAACCTGGATAATTTGCTGCCACAAAAACCGATGGTGGGAGAGACTAAAATCTAAATCTCGCGCATCCAACTCCTCGGCGATCGCCCCGCGATGTTCCGGACAATGCAAATACAACCGCAATAACACCGATTCCGCATTTTGTAACAACCCGCGATCGGCAGAAACTGGAACCTGATCCTGTTGCTTCTCCTGCTCACTCTTACTTTCTTTGCGCCGGATTCGATTGAGTTTTTTAATTAAATCTTGGGCGCGTAAAGCAACTAAAGTTCCATTTCCCTGACTGAGAATTTCCGCACAGCGATTCACATAATACATCCGGGTATCGGTATTCTGAATCTTGGTGAGCAAATTCACCATTTGCTTGGCAATCCGTTGATAAGCATCGGATTGGTTTAAATCATTTCCCTGTAACAATTGTTGCATCTGCCAATCTAACCATAACGGCGCAGTATCCATCAATTGCCGATAGGGTTCGGGACTGCCAGTAGATTTGAGAAAATCATCCGCATCTTTACCATCAGGAATATTGATAATTCTCAGTTGGACTTGTCCCTTATAAGCTAATTCGGCAATTTCACCGATCGCTCGTTCCGCTGCCGTCGTCCCTGCGGCATCTGCATCAAAATTCAGAATCACTTGTTTAGAGTCGGTATAACGCAATAATTGCTTAACCGCATCTAAACTCAATGCCGTTCCCAAAGAAGCAACCGCATTAGAAATTCCCGCCGCATGAAGGGCGATCGCATCAAAATATCCCTCCACCACTACCGCTTTATCTGCCTTAGCAATGGGTGATTTCGCCTTATCCAAAGCATACAAAGTTTTGCCTTTATCAAATAACGGCGTTTCCGGAGAATTGAGATATTTCGGTTGTTCATCGCTGAGGGTTCTCCCCCCAAAAGCAATCGCCCGACCCTGAGTATCATGAATCGGAATCATCAGGCGATCGCGAAAGCGATCGTAATACCCTCCCCCAGTATTTCGCGCCTTAATCAACCCCGCCTCTTCCACCAACTGCACCGAAAACCGTTTTTCTTCCACCAAATAACTATAAAGACTTTCCCATCCTGCTGGTGCATAACCCAATTGAAACTGTTGAATCGTTTCCAGACTCAATTGCCGGTCAACTTTCAGATAATTCAGCGCATCACTGCCTTGGGGTTGATGTAAAGCGTGTTCATAAAACCGGACGGCGATCGCCATAATTTCATAAAGTTCTTCCCTCAGAGAAAGCTGCCGCTGTAACTCTTCCCGCTGTTCCGGTTCAATCGTCTGCACCGGCACTTGATACCGTCGCGCCAGATCCAACACTACCTCAGAAAACGACTGTTTGCCGATTTCCATCAAAAACTTAATCCCATTTCCCCCCGCCTGACATCCAAAACAGTAATACATCTGCTTACTGGGACTCACGGTAAAACTGGGCGACCCTTCATCATGAAAGGGACACAATCCCACCAAATCTTTACCCTGTTTTTTGAGCACAACGCGATCGGAGACGATATCCACGATATCAGCACGTTGGTTGACTTCTTCAATCGTGTCAGGATGGATGCGAGGAAAGTTCATGAGCACAGAATTACAGATTGATTCTTATAATCATGTTAAGTCCTAAATCCCGATTTTATTATAGGGTGATGGGATAAAAACGCTGAGGGTTGAGGAGGAGGTTAAATCTGTGAAAATGATAGGGATTGCGATCGCCGTAATTATCGGACTGTTCATCGCCGTAGAAGTGGCACTCAGACTGCTTTTTGGGTTTGGCAACCCTCCGGTGTACATCCCCGACGAGAAAATCGGGTATCTGTTGGCACCGAATCAGAAACTACGGCGCTTTGGCAATCGCTTCGAGATTAACCCATATTCCATGCGGAGTGCTGCCGTCACCCCAACATCAGACACCCCGCGAGTCTTATTGCTGGGAGACTCCGTTGCCAATGGCGGATGGTGGACGGATCAGGCGCAAATCATCTCCGCCTTCATGCAGCAACAACTCACGGAACGCCTCCCGGGGAATTCCCCTGCGATCGAAGTGCTCAACGCCTCCGCAAACTCCTGGGGACCCCGCAATGAACGCGCCTACCTGGAGAAATTTGGGACCTTTGGTGCCAAGGCAGTGGTGTTACTCATCAATACCGATGATTTGTTTGCAACCCAACCCAGTTCTATACAAGTCGGACGCGATCGCAACTATCCCGACAAAAAACCGCCCTTGGCATGGGTAGAGGTTGTGAGTCGATATCTGTTACCCGCGCCAACAGTGCCGAAGTTACCCGAGGAAAAAGGCGATCGGGTCGGATTTAACCTAGAAGCAATCCATGAAATTCAGCAAATCGTCACTGAGAATCAGGGTAAGTTCCTATTAGCAATTACCCCCTTATTACGCGAACTCGGAGAACCAGGACCGAGAGACTATGAACTCAAAGCGCGCCAACGCCTGCAACAATTTACCCAACAGCATCAAATCCCCTACCTAGATTTTTTAGACCCTTTTAATGCCGTAGAAGAACCCGCCAGTTTATATCGCGACCACATTCATCTTAGCCCAAGTGGCAATGAATTGGTCACGCGACAGATTACCGAGGCACTTGCGCCAATGATGTCATTTTAAGGCATTCGAGTAGGAGTGCAAAAGTGCTGTACTTTTGAGAAATAAATCAGGTTTGTGCGATAACTTTTGCCCGATCGCCCATAATTTAGAAAAGAAACCCGGTTTCTACGAGTTCTGAGTATGGGGTAAAATAGTAATGCTGATGGAAAAAATCCTCGCCTGTCCGGATGAGGAAGAGAATAAAGCAACGAATCCGGCCAAAATGATGAGTACAGGGCACGGAGGCTAATTGGAGGTTAAGACTAACATGACCCAGACTGCGATCGCACTCCCGAGGGAAAAAATTGCTGAATTTTGCCAAAAGTGGAACCTGATAGAGTTTGCCTTATTCGGCTCGATTCTCCGGGATGATTTTAATGAAAATAGTGATATTGATGTCATGGTACAATTTCATTCCGAAGCTCATCCCACTCTGTTTGATTTAGCCCAGATGGAAGAGGAACTGAAAAAACTCTTTCACCGTGACGTTGATCTGGTGACTCGTAAGGGAATTGAAACCAGTCGGAACTATCTGCGTCGCCAAGCGATTCTCTCTTCTACACAGGTGATTTATGGAGCGGGATCTTCAATCTTTGCTTGATATGCTACAATCTGCCGAAATTGTCATGGACTATATTTCGGGGCGATCGCGGCCAGACTTAACCACTGATTTACAATTGCAAGATGCGATCATTCGCCGGTTGTTAATGATTGGTGAAGCCGCAAAACGGGTTTCGGAACCCACTCGTAACAGGTTAACTACAATTCCTTGGTCAGTCATTAACGGGATGAGAAATCGACTGGTCCATGAATATGACGCGATTGACCTTGATGTAGTGTGGGATACTGCCGTTAAGAGTTTACCCCGATTAATTGTAGAGCTAAAAAAAGTAATTCCTTCTGGATAAATAACGTAGTGGGGGTCAAGAAATAGGGTTTTTGAGAGTTAGGGTAAAAAATAGCGCTATAGCAGTGGATATTTAGTAACACAACTGGGTTTTTAGAAGTCTGTCTAGTTTCCGCTTGATGATACTCAGGCAGAGATTCCATAATGGCAAGCAAGATCTCGATGAGGCGATCGCCTGAATAGAACACCATCTGGCCCCTACCCATAAGCCCGGTTTATGGAAGCATTTCTGCATTAAAGATTAAAATTTAATTAAGAAATGCAGGTGTTGATCTCCGCCAGATATTTTATGGTAGGATCTCAAATTAAGTTTACTATTGAATATTTATAATCCGCTAATTTTTCTCAAGTCCAGCCAATCTACCATTACTCAAATGAAAGCCTCTGAAACCAAACTACTCGCCTTCATTAAAAAGTCCCCGCAGTTCGTTATCCCGATTTACCAGCGGACCTACTCCTGGACAGAAAAAGAATGTCGGGAGTTGTGGGATGACATCATGCGTACTGGCGCAACAGATGAAATTACTTCTCACTTTTTTGGTTCTATTGTCTATATTGAAAAAGGACTTTATCAAGTCTCCAGTCAGTCTCCACTCCTAGTTATTGACGGACAGCAACGCCTAACTACAGTAACATTACTAATTGCAGCCTTGGCTAATGCCCTTGGGGATGCTGAACCCGTGGAAGGTTTTTCCCCGCGTAAATTGCGAAACTATTATTTGCTTAATCCAGTCGAGGATGGAGAAAAATACTATAAGCTGATTCTGTCGCAAACTGACAAATCCTCCCTGATTGCGATTCTCAGCGAATCCCCGCAGCCAAAAGACTATTCTATCCGTGTCACACAAAATTTCAAACTGTTTGAGTCACTCATTAAGGAGCATCAGGACAATCTGACGACTGTTTGTAAAGGATTAGCAAAATTACTGGTTGTAGATGTTGCCCTGAGCCGTGGACAGGACAATCCCCAACTTATTTTTGAGAGTATGAACTCCACGGGTCGGGAGTTAACCCAAGCTGACTTAATCCGGAATTACATTCTGATGGGACTTGAACCCGAACTCCAAACCAAGCTTTATGAGCAGTATTGGCGACCTATGGAAGTGGAGTTTGGGCAGGAGGCTTATGGAACACAATTCGATAGCTTTATGCGCCATTTTTTAACGGTAAAGACTGCTGCCATTCCCAATAAAAGTGCAGTTTATGAAGCTTTCAAATCTTATTCAAGATTGCCACAAATTGCTCAGGCTGGTGTGGATGCATTAGTCAAGGATATTCATACCTTTGCTCGGTACTACTGTGCAATGGCTTTGGGCTATGAGCAGAATCCGAAACTTAAACTAGCCTTTCAAGACCTGCGAGAATTAAAGGTAGATGTAGCT harbors:
- the dnaG gene encoding DNA primase, which codes for MNFPRIHPDTIEEVNQRADIVDIVSDRVVLKKQGKDLVGLCPFHDEGSPSFTVSPSKQMYYCFGCQAGGNGIKFLMEIGKQSFSEVVLDLARRYQVPVQTIEPEQREELQRQLSLREELYEIMAIAVRFYEHALHQPQGSDALNYLKVDRQLSLETIQQFQLGYAPAGWESLYSYLVEEKRFSVQLVEEAGLIKARNTGGGYYDRFRDRLMIPIHDTQGRAIAFGGRTLSDEQPKYLNSPETPLFDKGKTLYALDKAKSPIAKADKAVVVEGYFDAIALHAAGISNAVASLGTALSLDAVKQLLRYTDSKQVILNFDADAAGTTAAERAIGEIAELAYKGQVQLRIINIPDGKDADDFLKSTGSPEPYRQLMDTAPLWLDWQMQQLLQGNDLNQSDAYQRIAKQMVNLLTKIQNTDTRMYYVNRCAEILSQGNGTLVALRAQDLIKKLNRIRRKESKSEQEKQQDQVPVSADRGLLQNAESVLLRLYLHCPEHRGAIAEELDARDLDFSLSHHRFLWQQIIQVEYQDKTGDLLSQVQERFLQNNQDLKPVSELFHLDEKSQRDLFNPPLMIQGAIACIERVLCDKRCRQALQLWKETDLTKEPDRARYYQEQISEEKKRIEELDKHRQVSLIDWLQMY
- a CDS encoding nucleotidyltransferase family protein, which codes for MTQTAIALPREKIAEFCQKWNLIEFALFGSILRDDFNENSDIDVMVQFHSEAHPTLFDLAQMEEELKKLFHRDVDLVTRKGIETSRNYLRRQAILSSTQVIYGAGSSIFA
- a CDS encoding SGNH/GDSL hydrolase family protein, producing the protein MKMIGIAIAVIIGLFIAVEVALRLLFGFGNPPVYIPDEKIGYLLAPNQKLRRFGNRFEINPYSMRSAAVTPTSDTPRVLLLGDSVANGGWWTDQAQIISAFMQQQLTERLPGNSPAIEVLNASANSWGPRNERAYLEKFGTFGAKAVVLLINTDDLFATQPSSIQVGRDRNYPDKKPPLAWVEVVSRYLLPAPTVPKLPEEKGDRVGFNLEAIHEIQQIVTENQGKFLLAITPLLRELGEPGPRDYELKARQRLQQFTQQHQIPYLDFLDPFNAVEEPASLYRDHIHLSPSGNELVTRQITEALAPMMSF
- a CDS encoding HepT-like ribonuclease domain-containing protein — its product is MERDLQSLLDMLQSAEIVMDYISGRSRPDLTTDLQLQDAIIRRLLMIGEAAKRVSEPTRNRLTTIPWSVINGMRNRLVHEYDAIDLDVVWDTAVKSLPRLIVELKKVIPSG